TGCAACTAGCGGCACAGGTGCGTGTACCGTACATTCCGGCCGATCGCGTATCCGTTACGGTCGATACCAACGTGACCTACGACGCCGCTACCGCGCTCTACACTTACGCCTACACGCTCAGCAGTGCTCCGACGAGCGAGCAGGAAGCGTGGTACTTCGCCTTGGAACTAGCGGGTGATGTGATGCCAGAGATCAAGCAGCCCACCTCGCCTGCAGGCTGGAGGTTCGGCATTCATCAAGACCAGCCTGTCGTCAGTTGGGCGGCAACCGAGGGACCTCCACCACCCGATTGGGTTGACGAAGGCCAGAACGTACCACCCAGTCCGTTCCAGCTAAAGCCGGGACAGACCCTCGCTGGCTTTTCCTTCAAGAGCCCAGACCCCCCCGCGTCCGTAAAGTTCTTCGCTCAAGGCTTCACGCCGATCCCTTCCGTCACAAGTGATGCCAGTGAACTCGGCGAAGAAATCCCCGATTGGACCGAGGACAGCTTTACCGGCATAGCTTCCGGGCCCAAGGGTCTGGTCTTGGACCAGCCATTCCTCGGCGGCCGCCGGCCTTCCGTGGACGGTTTCCTTGCCTTTCTCAATATCCACAATGACGAAACTTTGACGTCCCTCCCGGTAGCCGTCGCGGTGAAATTCTCCGTCAGTGGTGAAACCGTGGATCGCACGACCTTCCATGCCGAACTCAACGGAATGGATGTGACCAGGACCTTTCAGGAGACTGGAGGCGCAGCCGACTTGGTGGCGATCTTTGATCTTGGGTCCCCGCCACTCAAGCGAGGCCGCAACGTTCTCATCACCTCGGTAAGAGGTTTTGTGCCCGATACCAGCCGAACGGCGGACGATACAGACCGGATCACCTTCTTCGTGCCTGATTCCGTACCGTAAGAACGTAACCTCGCTACACCAGCCGCTTCTCCATCCGCAGCCCGTCCACGCTTCCCTGGTAATAGCGCGGCAGTGTTCGCAGCACGGAATAGCCGTGCCGCTTGTAGAAAGTAAGCGCGGCCAGGTTGTCCACCGCCGTCTCCAGGAAGACCATGTGGCACCCCGCCGAGCACAATCGTTCCTCCGCCGCCCGCATCAGCCGCGAGCCCAGCCCCGCGCGCCGGGCCGCCTCGCGGACGTCGAGCGTGATGATGTGCCCCGCGCCCCGACGCAGAACTTCACCCACTACGAAGCCCGCAATCACGCCGCCTTGCTCGGCTACCAAGGCAAACGCGTTCTTCTGCCCCAGGTAATACGCCAGCTCTTCGCGCGGATAGGCAATGCCCGGCGGAAAGCACTCCTGATCGATCCGCCACAGGGTTTCGAAGTCCGCCGGGCACTGGTCTCGCAAAACGAAAGTAGCGGTTTCAGCGTCGCGTTTCACAAGGCGTTTAGCAGTGGGCACATGGCATTTAGCCACGAACAGAAGTGGTCCAACCGATCAGATGCAACGCTCGCAGGCTCAATGCTAATCGCTAACTGCTAATTGCTGCCTTTCAACTGTCCGCATGCCGCGAAGATTTCCCGGCCGCGCGGCCGCCGGATGAAGGTCGGCAGCCCGGCATCGATTAACACCCGCTGGAATCCCTGCACGCGCTCGTCAGCGGGGGTAGCGAACGCGATGCCGGGCCCCGGGTTCAGCGCGATCAGGTTCACTTTGGCCCGCAATCCCCGCAACCGCTCCGCCAGTGCCCGGGCATGCTGGGGTTGGTCGTTCACGTCGTCCAGCAACACGTACTCGAAGGTCAACCGTTCCCGCGGCCGCAACGGGAACTCGTGCGCCGCCGCCAGCAGCGTTTGCAGGTTCCACTTGCGATTGATGGGCATCAGCCGCGTGCGCAGTTCGTCGTCGGGCGCATTGATGGAGATAGCCAGCTTCGGCCGCACCGGCTCCCTGCCCAGGTCATGGATGCGCGGCGCCACTCCGGCCGTAGAAACCGTCATGCGCGACTCAGCGATTCCCGCTCCCTCCGCCAGCAGCCGTACCGCCTTGATGAAGTTCTCGTAATTGAGGAAAGGCTCGCCCATCCCCATGAACACCAGGTTGATGCGCTCGCGCTTCCGCGCCACCCCCTGGTCGTCCAGCACCACCAACACCTGTCCCACAATCTCACCGGCCGTCAGATTGCGCCGCATTCCCAATTGAGCAGTCAGGCAAAACTGACAATCCACGGCGCAGCCCACCTGGCTCGAGACGCAGATCGTGGCCCGCCGCCGGCGCCGCTCTTCCGTGGTTGATTCCTTCTCAACTTCGTCTCCGGCTTCGCTGCCATCTCCGGCCTCGCCTCCGTCGCCCTCCGGCATCCACACCGTCTCGACGCTTTGGCCGTCTCCGAACGCCATCAGGTAGCGCACGGTACCGTCCTGCGCCGTGAACCTCTTCTCGATCCGCGGCTGTCCCACCTCGACCGCCTGCTCTTGAAGTCGCCGGCGCACCGCTTGCGGCAGCGTGGTCACTTCTTCCAGCCTTCCCAGCCGCTGGCCGTACAACGCCTCGTAGAGCTGGCGGCCGCGGTAGCCGGGTTCCCCGGCCTCCTCCATTAGGCCGGTAAGCTCTTGAAGATCAAGGCCTAACAGTTCGAGTTTCTTTTCCCTGGTCGGCATCTAAGTGTAGGAGGACAGGCTTGGCATCTGCTCCCCCAGATTGTACGCCCTAACCCCGGAACGGCTCGCGGCGATTCCATATAAGCTATTGATAAGGGAAGACTTAGACATCATGACGTCTCCAACGGCATATGCCACAATAAGAAGGAGATGACAGCCGAAGAAAAGCGCAATATACGCCGGCAGGCGCTGCCCAATGGACTGCTGGTCCTGACCGAGCAGATGCCACACATCCGCTCGGTATCCATCGGCATCTGGCTCAAGACGGGCTCACGCCACGAAGAATTGGCCGCCAACGGCATCTCCCATTTCCTCGAACACATGGTCTTCAAGGGTACACGCACGCGCAGCGCCGAGGACATCGCCCGTCAGATCGATGCCCTTGGCGGCCACATGGACGCCTTCACCGCCAAGGAGTGCACCTGCTTCAACGCCAAGGTGCTCGATGAGCATCTTCCCGTCGCCCTCGACGTCCTGAGCGACCTGGTGTTGAACCCCGTCTTTAACGAGCAGGATATTGCCCGCGAGCGCGGCGTCATCCTGGAAGAGATCAAGCTCGACGAAGACAGCCCCGACTACCTCGTCCACGAGATTTTCACCCAGAACTTCTGGAAGGGACATTCCCTCGGCCTGCCCATCCTGGGCACTCGCCAGACCGTACGCCGTTTCGACCGCAGCCTGGTGCTCGATGCCTACGCCCGCAATTTCCTGCCCGGCAATCTGATTGTGAGCGCAGCCGGCAACCTCGAGCACGACCATTTTGTCGACCTGGTGGCGCAGAAATTCCAGCATCTCCCCGCGGGCAGCAATGGATTCCACGACTCGGTCCCGGCCGTTTCCACAGCCATCACGCTCAGCCAGAAAAAGCTCGAGCAGGTGCAGATCTGTGTCGGTGTGCCCGCCCATCCCATTGCCCATCCCCGGCGATACGCGACCTATCTGCTCAACGTGATTCTGGGCGGCGGCATGAGTTCCCGGCTCTTCCAGAACATCCGTGAGCGCCAGGGCCTGGCCTACTCCATCTATTCCGACCTCGACTTGTACCGCGACACGGGATGTCTCTCCGTCTACGCCGGCACGTCGCCGGAAACCGCCTTGCGCGTGGTCGACGGCATCATGGACGAGTTCCGGGCGCTGAAGAACAAGCCCATCACCGAGGAGGAGTTGCAGCGTGCCAAGGGACAACTGAAGGGAAGCCTGATGCTGAGCCTGGAATCCAGCAACGCGCGCATGTCCAATCTGGCTCGCCAGGAAATGTATTTCGATCACTTCTTCGGCCTGGACGAGATCACGGCGCTCATCGAAGCCGTTACGGTCCGCGACCTGGCCGAGCTGGCCAACGAATACTTCCAGACCGGGCGCGTCTCCGCCACCGTGCTTGGCGACCTGAACGGACTTTCGCTCTCTCCCGAGCGCCTTGCCTGCTAGGCGGTATCCTGGCTGGGCCCCATCTTTATCCCATCTGCCCCAGCCCAAACTGACACTTTTTGATTTCCCGGGTGACACATTTTGTCATTCGAAGCCCACCCACAAGCGATTACCAACACCGCAAAAGGCCCCATTACTCACGGATTACTCGGCTATCTTGCTGATTACAAAAGAACTTTTGCCTATCGCCTGAAGGCTGTGGAAATCCAGTCGGCTGGAACCTGGCTTGCCAATACAGAGGAACAGCGAGCCTACCGGCTCGGCAAGAAATCTTCGCAAGCACGACAGCTAGACAAGCTAACACCTGGAGAAAAGAGGGAAACAAATGCGCAAACAGAAAGGATTCTCGCTGATCGAGTTGCTGATCGTCGTGGCGATCATTCTGATCATCGCGGCCATCGCCATCCCGAACCTGCTCCGTTCGCGAATCTCGGCGAACGAGTCTTCGGCGGTGGGCTCGATCCGCACCCTGAACACAGCGGAAGTCACTTACTCGACGACCTATCCTAACGTCGGGTTCACCTGCACCCTGGGCAACCTGGGCCCGCCGGCTCCCGGCGCCAATCCGACCTCCACGACCGCTGGCCTGATCGACAACGTGCTGGCCTCCGGTCAGAAGAGCGGCTATGGATTTGCTCTGGGTGGCTGCTCCGGCACGCCCGTGGTGACCTACAACTCGCAGGGCACGCCGGTGAGCATCGGCCAGACCGGGCAGCGCGCCTTCTGCTCCGACCAGTCGGGCGTGATTCGCTTCGCGGCTGACGGCTCGGGCACGACCTGCCTGGCGGGCACGACCGCCCTGCAGTAACGCTTCACGGCAGGCCCCCTCGTCCTGCCACAAGTTGGCGAAGTACCTGGGGGAGGGTACAAGCCAAGGGGAGCTCAGGCCTCACGCCTGGCTCCCCATTTTTATTCCCGCCGTGGCTGCTCAGCGCTCGCGTCCTGTTCCAGCTTCGAGCCGCCGAATCGCTTCCCGCGCTTGCGTCGCTTGCGTGGATCCCGGGTAACGCCGAATCTCCTCTCCAAATGCCGCCAATGCCTCTTCTGTCCTTCCCTGATTGGCGTACGCCACTCCCAGCAGAAAGTGGTATCCGGGAGCCTTGGGGCTGATTTCCAATGCCTTCTGGAGCAACCTTTGCGCTTCTTCCGCTCCGTTCTGAGCCAGCCGGATCACCGCCAGCCGGGCGTAGGTTTCGGAGACAGCCGGAGCAAACGTGATAGCCCGCCTCATTTGTTCTTCCGCCCGGACAAAATCGCCCGATTCGTAGTAGCAGATTCCCAGGTTGAAGGCAGAAAGCCATCCGGGCCGCAGCTCATCGGCCGCCTGGAAATGACGGATCGCTTCCGCCAGTTTCCCTTGATCCTTGTACGTGACCGCCAGGCTGAGCTGCGCCTTGAAGCTTCGCGGCGCTATCTCTACCGCCCGCGTGAACAACGTCAGATCGTCTTTCCAATGCAGACTTTGTTGGGCGCTCGCGAGCGCCATTGCTGCTCCCGCCAGGATTGCCAGGCCCGGCGCCAGCCA
This genomic stretch from Terriglobales bacterium harbors:
- a CDS encoding GNAT family N-acetyltransferase; this encodes MKRDAETATFVLRDQCPADFETLWRIDQECFPPGIAYPREELAYYLGQKNAFALVAEQGGVIAGFVVGEVLRRGAGHIITLDVREAARRAGLGSRLMRAAEERLCSAGCHMVFLETAVDNLAALTFYKRHGYSVLRTLPRYYQGSVDGLRMEKRLV
- the rlmN gene encoding 23S rRNA (adenine(2503)-C(2))-methyltransferase RlmN, translating into MPTREKKLELLGLDLQELTGLMEEAGEPGYRGRQLYEALYGQRLGRLEEVTTLPQAVRRRLQEQAVEVGQPRIEKRFTAQDGTVRYLMAFGDGQSVETVWMPEGDGGEAGDGSEAGDEVEKESTTEERRRRRATICVSSQVGCAVDCQFCLTAQLGMRRNLTAGEIVGQVLVVLDDQGVARKRERINLVFMGMGEPFLNYENFIKAVRLLAEGAGIAESRMTVSTAGVAPRIHDLGREPVRPKLAISINAPDDELRTRLMPINRKWNLQTLLAAAHEFPLRPRERLTFEYVLLDDVNDQPQHARALAERLRGLRAKVNLIALNPGPGIAFATPADERVQGFQRVLIDAGLPTFIRRPRGREIFAACGQLKGSN
- a CDS encoding pitrilysin family protein; amino-acid sequence: MTAEEKRNIRRQALPNGLLVLTEQMPHIRSVSIGIWLKTGSRHEELAANGISHFLEHMVFKGTRTRSAEDIARQIDALGGHMDAFTAKECTCFNAKVLDEHLPVALDVLSDLVLNPVFNEQDIARERGVILEEIKLDEDSPDYLVHEIFTQNFWKGHSLGLPILGTRQTVRRFDRSLVLDAYARNFLPGNLIVSAAGNLEHDHFVDLVAQKFQHLPAGSNGFHDSVPAVSTAITLSQKKLEQVQICVGVPAHPIAHPRRYATYLLNVILGGGMSSRLFQNIRERQGLAYSIYSDLDLYRDTGCLSVYAGTSPETALRVVDGIMDEFRALKNKPITEEELQRAKGQLKGSLMLSLESSNARMSNLARQEMYFDHFFGLDEITALIEAVTVRDLAELANEYFQTGRVSATVLGDLNGLSLSPERLAC
- a CDS encoding prepilin-type N-terminal cleavage/methylation domain-containing protein; the protein is MRKQKGFSLIELLIVVAIILIIAAIAIPNLLRSRISANESSAVGSIRTLNTAEVTYSTTYPNVGFTCTLGNLGPPAPGANPTSTTAGLIDNVLASGQKSGYGFALGGCSGTPVVTYNSQGTPVSIGQTGQRAFCSDQSGVIRFAADGSGTTCLAGTTALQ